The genomic segment ATAGGCACTACTATGTTGATATTGCGGACGTTTGCTGTAAAGAGTGGATTAAATATGGATGAAAGAACAAAGGTTAAAAACCATATTATTACTCCGAATGTTATTGCTAATTTGATTTTCATAGTAAAACCTTTTTATATAACTGGTTGTATTTTTGATTTAAAAATAATATAAATTTTTCTAAGTAGAAATAAAGTGATAATTGCTAGTTAAAAGTATATAAAAAATAAGTTTTTGGGATGGTTAAGTGGTTAAAAAAGGGATTAACCACTTAACAACTTGTCTTAACAAGCTTTTAGAGAAATGAATTTTTTTGAAATTTGGCTGTTTAATCTATCTCTCTGGCTACTTAGTAGCCAATTATATTATTTGAAATTGAACTTATATAAATCTTATTATATTTTATAAAAAATCAAGTTTACTTTATTAAAAAAATAAATAGTATGTTTTTAATATATTTTAAATGAATGAATGGTTATAGTGAACATGAAGAATATTTGAGAAATACATTATTGGGGATAGATAATTCATCAAATTCTAAGCAAAAGGAAAAGAAAATGTCCAGTAGTTATTTTAAAGATTTAAAAGAGAAATTATTAATGCAATATGAAAATAAATCGTTAAAGGATGTAATGGATTGTAAAATCTGTGAAACTTCATTTGGAGATGCATTAAAGATAACTACAAAGGAAAAGATTGATTTTAGTCTTACAGATAATGATTTTAAAAATCAGATTAATCATAATCTGAAATTACTTCCAAAAATTGGTCTTAAAACTGAAGAAAACCTTAAAAATAAAGGTTATCCAACAATTGAATCACTCAAAGGCCATGATAAATATGCAGATATTGCATCAAAATTTCTAAACAATCTTGAAGATATGTCTTTTCATGAAATCGTTGACTTGCTTGATGATAATAAGTACTCCAAAAAGTGTAGGGATAATCTACTTAAATGCATAAGCTTGACTGATGTTGAAAACTTTAAATTTATGGATATTGAAACCAAGGGACTTTCAAATGTTCCAATTATATTGATTGGTGTTGCTGAAATTAAAAATGATAAGATAATTGCATCACAATATTTTCTAAGGGATTATGTTGAAGAACCGAATATCATTGAAGCATATCTCAGTCATTTGGATGAGAATTCAGTTCATGTGACATTCAATGGAAAAAGTTTTGATGTTCCATTTATTAGGAATAGATGCATTTACAATAGAGTTGATCATAACTTGGATTTACCTCATTTGGATTTAATGTATTTTGCAAAGAATTTATGGAAAGATTCACTTCCAAACTGTCAACTTCAAACTATTGAACAAGAGATTTTTGGAATAACTCGTCAAGATGATGTTCCTGGACAGTATATTCCAGGATATTATGATACTTATTTATCAGAGAAGAATATAGGTCCTGTTGTACCTATTATAGAACACAACTGTCAAGATATTATTTCACTTGCAAGTTTTCTTGAGAAAATGTATGAGGATGTAAATTAACATGGGTTTATTTGATAGATTTAAAAAAAGCGATAAGAAAGAAAAAAAAGTAATTCCTGATAATCTAGAAATTGAAGAGGAAGAATTGCGTTTAAAAGAAATTGCCATTAATCATAAGGACAGACTTGAAAGGGCAAAAGCAGCAGATAAAATTTCAAATGAATTTGTTGCTTTGGATATGGCCAAAACAGTAAAAGATAGGGCTATAAGATTAATCGCAGCAAATAAGTTAAAAGATGAAGACTTATTAAGGGATGCTGCTGAAAATTCAGAATTTTTTGATGTTAGAAGTTTTGCATGGGAAAGACTTGGTGAAAACAATAAGTCAATTGCCGAAATTGTAATCAACACAAAGAAGAATTCAAATACTGATGAAATATTCAATAAGATTGTTGATGGTGAAACTCTTAAATGGATTGCAATCGATGCAATAGATAAAAGATATAGGACACGTGCTTTGGACAAAATTGATGATGCCGATGCATTATATGATTTAGTCTTCAAATCAAAAGACAATTCAATTAAAAAAGCAGCTATTCTAAAAGAATCCTTTGTAAGTGAAGACATACTTAAAAAAATTGCAATTGATGATAAGGATGAAGGAGTAAAAAAGGCAGCTATCAGTAAAATTAATAATGATGAATCCCTTGCAGAAATAGCGCAAAATGAGGAAAATGCAAAGGTCCGGTCATTAATATTTGATAAAATTGAAAATCAGGATATATTAAAAAACATTATTCTAAATTCCGATAAATCTGATGTTAAAACTGATTTGATTACACAGATAACTGATGAGGAACTGTTGGCTAAAATTGCACTTGAAGATAGTGATAAGATAGTTAGAAGTGAAGCAGTTAAAAAAATAACCAATGAAGAAACACTA from the Methanobrevibacter sp. genome contains:
- a CDS encoding ribonuclease H-like domain-containing protein — its product is MNGYSEHEEYLRNTLLGIDNSSNSKQKEKKMSSSYFKDLKEKLLMQYENKSLKDVMDCKICETSFGDALKITTKEKIDFSLTDNDFKNQINHNLKLLPKIGLKTEENLKNKGYPTIESLKGHDKYADIASKFLNNLEDMSFHEIVDLLDDNKYSKKCRDNLLKCISLTDVENFKFMDIETKGLSNVPIILIGVAEIKNDKIIASQYFLRDYVEEPNIIEAYLSHLDENSVHVTFNGKSFDVPFIRNRCIYNRVDHNLDLPHLDLMYFAKNLWKDSLPNCQLQTIEQEIFGITRQDDVPGQYIPGYYDTYLSEKNIGPVVPIIEHNCQDIISLASFLEKMYEDVN
- a CDS encoding flagellar protein, whose translation is MGLFDRFKKSDKKEKKVIPDNLEIEEEELRLKEIAINHKDRLERAKAADKISNEFVALDMAKTVKDRAIRLIAANKLKDEDLLRDAAENSEFFDVRSFAWERLGENNKSIAEIVINTKKNSNTDEIFNKIVDGETLKWIAIDAIDKRYRTRALDKIDDADALYDLVFKSKDNSIKKAAILKESFVSEDILKKIAIDDKDEGVKKAAISKINNDESLAEIAQNEENAKVRSLIFDKIENQDILKNIILNSDKSDVKTDLITQITDEELLAKIALEDSDKIVRSEAVKKITNEETLIKVINTEQDRFVRQIAVKNINNSQELIKIALNDEDQFVRNHVLSNPALVDEKDFKYLAINSTHEDVASEALNHISDENDFIDILKNAKLVSIRKATLDNIDDLETLIRIVLANEDEEFSLKALNKIKVEKCLMKIYEQDISENISVRAISLIRNQKYLGEVVRNDSSWRVREAAAKKVVSRTILKEVSANDENEYVRNVAQKKLKL